From a single Lentisphaera profundi genomic region:
- a CDS encoding sialate O-acetylesterase: MKFSTLIICFFSLISTYAQEGKYLFILSGQSNMQGMNQKLTFEPRVNKEYGKDNVLIVKEAIGGRPIRMWVHDWKPAPNWKIDPNIPNTKEPKLKENGIMYKSMMKKITKATQGLKPKAIAFCWMQGERDSRERHSAVYERSLKSLFAQLKADFPDTPIVFVIGKLSDYGKGNKEALYPEWEEIIAAQEKVARDTANCKTIECHDLNTGDSNPNWKTKQVRKYVDDLHMSAEGYKILGTRFAEAAIDLLNNK; encoded by the coding sequence ATGAAATTCAGTACATTAATCATTTGTTTCTTCTCTCTGATCTCCACTTATGCCCAAGAAGGCAAGTACCTCTTTATCCTCTCTGGCCAGTCTAATATGCAGGGCATGAATCAAAAATTGACTTTCGAACCACGTGTTAACAAAGAGTACGGAAAAGATAATGTTCTCATTGTCAAAGAAGCCATTGGTGGGCGTCCCATTCGCATGTGGGTTCACGACTGGAAACCTGCTCCCAATTGGAAAATAGATCCTAATATCCCCAATACAAAAGAACCCAAATTAAAAGAAAATGGCATCATGTACAAAAGCATGATGAAGAAAATTACTAAAGCAACTCAAGGGCTTAAACCCAAGGCGATTGCTTTTTGCTGGATGCAGGGTGAACGGGATTCCCGCGAACGTCATTCAGCGGTCTATGAACGTAGCCTCAAAAGCCTCTTTGCTCAACTCAAAGCGGACTTTCCTGATACGCCGATCGTTTTTGTCATTGGTAAACTCAGTGACTATGGCAAAGGCAATAAAGAAGCCCTTTACCCGGAATGGGAAGAAATCATTGCTGCCCAAGAAAAAGTGGCTCGCGACACAGCCAATTGTAAGACTATCGAATGCCATGATCTCAATACCGGCGACTCAAACCCAAACTGGAAGACCAAGCAGGTTCGTAAATACGTAGATGATTTGCACATGAGTGCTGAAGGCTACAAGATTCTTGGCACTCGTTTCGCCGAAGCCGCAATAGACTTACTCAATAATAAATGA
- a CDS encoding serine hydrolase domain-containing protein: MKLNTKQSWLILLSFFSLSLLAEAAPGLAQGSDAENQTSKEQKSIPDLAKAYVSTSPTDLKDGISVGEWNAPGAKQAIEAFIGDDQEGKYHNLDSLLIHKDGKLIFEMYNRRGRVDGPHYTMSVTKTMTSVVLARAIQLGLLSINDLDKPVIDFMPEIDRSKIQAGVESITLRDALYMKSGLRFKNKSITRNKLQKQAYFQALFENTAAITSESKEYKYAGTDPSMIMMILDIKSNGNVQKFIKEEVIAKLGTVYCWNEQDSGIPSCGAGSNFTSRTLVKVGTSILNGGKLNGEPWLSPDYVKLIMDTNKGEGYFYYFHNRRKFTTEEKVNFISGIGAGGQYMSIYPDHNMVIVATSHNKKNIDSPLKAIGDHFIQILDK; encoded by the coding sequence ATGAAATTAAACACCAAACAATCATGGCTCATACTCTTATCCTTTTTTTCATTAAGCCTACTAGCGGAAGCTGCTCCAGGTTTAGCTCAGGGTTCTGATGCTGAAAATCAAACGAGTAAAGAACAAAAATCAATCCCCGATTTAGCCAAGGCTTATGTTAGTACTTCCCCTACTGATCTCAAAGATGGCATAAGTGTGGGTGAATGGAACGCACCAGGTGCGAAGCAAGCTATCGAGGCTTTTATTGGCGATGACCAAGAAGGTAAATATCATAACTTGGATAGCCTGCTCATTCACAAAGATGGCAAACTCATTTTTGAAATGTATAACCGTCGTGGTCGCGTTGATGGCCCTCATTACACCATGTCAGTCACCAAAACCATGACTTCAGTTGTTTTAGCCAGAGCCATTCAATTGGGACTTCTTTCCATAAATGATCTCGATAAGCCCGTCATTGATTTTATGCCCGAAATTGATCGTAGTAAAATCCAAGCAGGCGTCGAAAGTATCACCCTTCGCGATGCCTTATACATGAAATCTGGCCTGCGTTTTAAAAATAAAAGCATCACTCGAAATAAGCTCCAAAAACAAGCCTATTTCCAAGCACTCTTTGAGAACACCGCAGCCATCACTTCTGAGAGCAAAGAATATAAGTATGCGGGCACTGATCCCTCGATGATCATGATGATCCTTGATATTAAATCCAATGGCAATGTCCAAAAATTCATCAAAGAAGAAGTCATCGCTAAGCTCGGCACCGTTTATTGCTGGAATGAACAAGACAGCGGAATCCCCTCCTGCGGTGCTGGCAGCAATTTCACTTCTCGTACTCTGGTAAAAGTTGGCACTTCAATTTTAAATGGGGGCAAACTCAATGGTGAGCCATGGCTCTCACCCGATTATGTAAAACTCATCATGGATACAAACAAGGGTGAAGGCTACTTTTATTACTTCCATAATCGCCGTAAATTCACCACAGAAGAAAAAGTAAACTTCATTAGTGGCATTGGTGCAGGCGGACAGTACATGAGTATCTACCCCGATCATAATATGGTCATCGTAGCGACCTCGCATAACAAGAAAAATATCGATTCGCCTTTAAAGGCTATCGGTGATCATTTTATTCAAATCTTAGATAAATAA
- a CDS encoding DUF4405 domain-containing protein, whose protein sequence is MRHFVNIALLLCFATLATSGIMSYVLPFDIDTARVHIIFGLATLILIGLHLIGKGKYFKAVLSSKSKISLPKKNLVLIVVIWLALLIASLMNASPAKQIISQSYESRRAHEIVRTNPLMQSLNEKNIHNSTRLKENTEDKALAIHLNFNSELESAPAMAIWAESKAGTIIENIYLSPELAYSEEVSWNGKKTQRHKLLPIWRQRYTLLTGIDPDGELDLMSGATSSHTFSLEKYLKSDGDEYVVFVELKEEGFDSVIYSTYVDHSEKKQFRLLELTGSSLQTEGAPKGSLNYDTESIKNAPLDLGLVESQQ, encoded by the coding sequence ATGCGCCATTTTGTTAATATTGCTTTACTGCTCTGCTTTGCGACCCTCGCAACTAGTGGCATCATGTCCTATGTCCTGCCCTTTGATATTGATACCGCACGCGTGCATATTATTTTTGGTTTAGCCACGCTCATACTCATTGGTCTGCACTTGATTGGCAAGGGCAAATATTTCAAAGCTGTCTTGTCTTCCAAATCAAAGATTTCGCTTCCCAAGAAAAACCTCGTCTTGATTGTTGTCATTTGGTTGGCACTGCTCATTGCTTCACTCATGAATGCGAGCCCCGCAAAACAAATTATCTCTCAGAGCTATGAATCTCGACGTGCACATGAAATTGTACGCACAAATCCACTGATGCAGTCACTCAATGAAAAAAATATTCACAATAGCACTCGCCTCAAAGAAAATACCGAGGATAAAGCTCTGGCGATCCATTTGAATTTCAATTCAGAACTAGAGTCCGCTCCCGCAATGGCCATTTGGGCCGAGTCCAAAGCGGGAACTATTATCGAAAATATCTATCTCAGCCCCGAGCTCGCTTATTCCGAAGAAGTTAGCTGGAATGGAAAAAAGACTCAACGTCACAAACTTCTTCCCATCTGGCGCCAGCGCTACACCCTACTCACAGGGATTGATCCCGATGGCGAACTCGACCTCATGAGTGGCGCCACTTCGAGCCACACTTTTTCTTTGGAAAAATATCTCAAGTCTGATGGTGATGAATACGTCGTCTTTGTCGAACTCAAAGAAGAAGGCTTTGATTCTGTCATTTATTCAACTTACGTCGATCATAGCGAGAAAAAGCAATTCCGTCTGCTGGAACTCACGGGTAGTAGTCTCCAAACTGAAGGCGCCCCCAAAGGCAGTCTCAACTACGATACTGAAAGTATTAAAAATGCCCCCCTTGATCTCGGCTTAGTTGAAAGCCAACAATAA
- a CDS encoding FAD-dependent oxidoreductase translates to MAESGVELFPNQIAIGLSKTGDAINSVDVRHTKTGIITRFNAPVFVDATGDGWLGFWAGAEFRYGREAASEFNESWEKHGDLWSPKVADNKVMGTSVLWNSHKGKNPSRFPSIPWAKAVAKNSDKIQGEWFWEYSNNNLNQIDDAEQIRDHMFRAIYGNFANAKKQPKHALQELKFVAHIGGRRESRRLMGDHIYKMSDATSGTYFDDTVVEEKRELDTHYQKKEKGHSADYLSTALFHHVDMYYIPFRSFYSKDISNLMMAGRCFSCTHVGLTGPRVMNTCAQMGIATGYAAALCKKHNSTPREVGKSHIKELRSLIGYS, encoded by the coding sequence CGAAAGTGGCGTTGAACTCTTCCCCAATCAAATCGCTATAGGTTTAAGTAAAACTGGCGACGCCATCAATTCTGTGGACGTACGCCACACTAAGACTGGTATCATCACCCGCTTTAATGCCCCCGTTTTTGTGGATGCTACGGGCGATGGCTGGCTCGGTTTTTGGGCCGGCGCAGAATTCCGCTATGGCCGTGAAGCCGCAAGTGAATTTAATGAAAGTTGGGAGAAACATGGAGACTTATGGAGCCCCAAAGTAGCTGACAACAAAGTTATGGGAACAAGCGTGCTTTGGAATTCACATAAAGGTAAAAATCCCTCCCGTTTCCCCTCTATACCTTGGGCGAAAGCTGTAGCTAAAAATTCTGATAAAATTCAAGGTGAGTGGTTCTGGGAATACTCAAATAATAATCTCAATCAAATTGATGACGCTGAACAAATCCGTGACCACATGTTTCGTGCCATTTACGGCAACTTCGCCAATGCTAAAAAACAGCCCAAGCACGCCTTACAAGAGCTCAAATTTGTGGCTCACATTGGAGGTCGGCGGGAATCTCGACGCCTCATGGGTGATCATATCTACAAGATGAGTGACGCCACAAGCGGCACTTATTTCGATGACACTGTGGTAGAGGAAAAACGAGAATTGGACACTCACTACCAGAAGAAGGAAAAAGGTCACTCTGCAGACTATCTCTCCACTGCACTCTTTCACCATGTAGACATGTACTATATCCCTTTCCGAAGCTTTTATTCCAAGGACATCTCTAATCTAATGATGGCAGGCCGTTGCTTCAGCTGCACTCATGTTGGCCTAACGGGTCCACGTGTTATGAATACTTGTGCGCAAATGGGTATTGCCACGGGTTATGCTGCTGCTCTCTGTAAAAAGCATAATTCTACTCCTCGCGAAGTTGGCAAAAGTCATATCAAAGAACTACGTTCACTAATCGGTTATAGCTAA